DNA from Carboxydocella sporoproducens DSM 16521:
AGTCCGTCACAGCCGGAGTATATGAAGAGAACAAGCACCATCAACAATATCAAGGTTTTATTCAGTCCAAACATTATCAAACCACTATGATGAATATTACCTGTACCACCTGTCATAACCCGCATAAGCGCGATAAAGTGGCCGGCAGCTTAAGAGCCAAGCCGGAAGATCTCTGCGCCAAGTGCCATACCGGTGCTCCTTCCGACCTCTGGAAGAAGATAATGCCAGGTACTGGCAAAACGGCTGAAAACCTCTATGTACGCACCCATACTTTCAAAAAGGGTCAAGACAGACTGGATAAGGGAATGTCAGTTTACGGCCTCCCTGAACCCATCTACTTTTTTGGTAAAAGATAAATAGTAATTCGCCCTCAGGTTAGCCAGGCTATCTGAGGGCTTGTTTTTCTAGTCCAGATTCAGTTCCAATTCCAGCAAAGGCCCATGCTGCTGGGCCCCGTAGACATCGGTTTCTCCCAGGTCCCCCGAAGCCAGGGGGCGCTTGAGGGTGCATTTGATGGCTGCTGCCGGGTCAAATTCTACAAAGGCGATGATATCCTCCTGTTTAACCCCGTACAGGCGAGCGAAGAGCTCCGGAGTAAAAAATCGGGATGCTTTCACTTTCTGATAGGTTTCCTCATCCTTGAACATAATATCCAGGGTCAGTTCATAGGGGCCGGAGTTTTTGCTCCTGATCACCCGGGCCAGCTCCGTCAACCGGTATTTAGCCATTGCCGCCACCCCCGATTTCCTCATAGTGAATGGGAAACAGTTCCTGCCAGCTTACATCCTGCACCAAATGGTAGAGGGAGAACTGGTAAACCGGACCCGCCTTGAAATCGGAAGGGCTATACGGAAAAGCCAGATTGCCGGCAGTGGAAATCCGCCCTTCATAACCGTAATGCAACAGGGTGGAACGGGCAAAACCGCAAATGGTATTGGCCAGCTCCTGGGTTGGCGCTACAGCTTCGATAACTATTCCGATTTCATGGGAGGTGATGGTAGGTGTGGGCTCCAGTGGTCCCATTACCCCATTGCGGCCATAGATATTAAAGTGCAGGAAATACTCACTGCCGGGTATATCGCGGAAATTATCCTTTACCCGCTGCCGCACTCCAGCCAGGATTTCATCCAGCCGCGCAATGAAAATGGGATCCCGGGCCCCGGCAATACTAACGGTGCGGTAGCCCATTTGCCTTGCCCCTTCCAGCTTGAAGGCCAAAGGAGTCGGGTTATGTTTGCTCCCTGTAACCCGTACCCGCCGTTCACCGACCTGGGTGAAGCGGGTAGCTGTCAAATCCAGTATTCCTCCTGGCCCTGGCAAGCGATAGGGATCGGTTTTTTCGTACAGGGTATGAGCCGCAACAGAAGTGACGCTGCAGCGCCGTTCCGGGCTCAAGGGTTCTACCTCAAAGTGTTCTTCCCGCAACCAGCCGAACATGCAGTCACTGCCACTGCCCGGCACAGCTGCGATGGCTGCACACTCCAGAATTTTACCCAGATGGATGGCCAGGCCGGGATCAAACCCCTCCTTGATGGCCAGAGCAGCAAACACCGCCGGGTCATAGGCCCGTCCAGCAATGATCACCTGGGCCCCTGCTGCCAGGGCTGCAATGAAAGGCTCTGTTCCCATCTGTGCCACTATATGGCTGCTGGCTGCCACCGCTTCTGCAGTTAAGGGAGGAGCCGGATGCAAAGGAGTTATTTTCCCTGCTGCCAGCCAGGTCTGAACCTGTTCCCGGCTCTGTTCAGCACCGATTACTGCCAGCCGAAAACGCAAACCTTCTTCGCGGGCAATTTCCCGGACGATATCCACTGTCCACTCCAGATGGGGAGTGGCTCCGGAACCGCCCGCAGTGCCCACCACCACTGGAACCCCGGCTGCCAGCCCGGCTGTCAGCATCAGCTTCAGGTCACGCTTAACCGCCCGCCGGTCAGTAAAGGATACCCCTGCCCCAAGATAATAGGGTCCCGGATCAGTGGAACCGGCATCCACAGCGATCAAGTGGGGCCGATACTCCAACCCGCGGCGAAAACTTTCCTCCGGAAAGCCATAGCCTAAAATAGCAGTAGGAGACAAGATGCGCATCTCCTTCATCTTCCTTACCTTACCTCCCCTCCACCGTCCAGCTCCGCCCTTCCCGGGCCAGATCCAGACGGCCACTAAAGACTTCTCTGGCCTCTTTCAGTGACAGGGCAGCATTGAATTCCGGCCAGAGATGGGTAAGCAGCAGGAAGCCTGCCCCAGCCTGCCGGGCCAGCTGTCCGGCCTGG
Protein-coding regions in this window:
- a CDS encoding DUF4387 domain-containing protein, with the translated sequence MAKYRLTELARVIRSKNSGPYELTLDIMFKDEETYQKVKASRFFTPELFARLYGVKQEDIIAFVEFDPAAAIKCTLKRPLASGDLGETDVYGAQQHGPLLELELNLD
- a CDS encoding acyclic terpene utilization AtuA family protein: MKEMRILSPTAILGYGFPEESFRRGLEYRPHLIAVDAGSTDPGPYYLGAGVSFTDRRAVKRDLKLMLTAGLAAGVPVVVGTAGGSGATPHLEWTVDIVREIAREEGLRFRLAVIGAEQSREQVQTWLAAGKITPLHPAPPLTAEAVAASSHIVAQMGTEPFIAALAAGAQVIIAGRAYDPAVFAALAIKEGFDPGLAIHLGKILECAAIAAVPGSGSDCMFGWLREEHFEVEPLSPERRCSVTSVAAHTLYEKTDPYRLPGPGGILDLTATRFTQVGERRVRVTGSKHNPTPLAFKLEGARQMGYRTVSIAGARDPIFIARLDEILAGVRQRVKDNFRDIPGSEYFLHFNIYGRNGVMGPLEPTPTITSHEIGIVIEAVAPTQELANTICGFARSTLLHYGYEGRISTAGNLAFPYSPSDFKAGPVYQFSLYHLVQDVSWQELFPIHYEEIGGGGNG